TCCATTTTTGCTCTCCTAAAATTTCCAGGGACCTAGAGTTTTTTgttgcaatttaaaaattataaaaaaaagaactccAACATAGGACTCTTAAAGTATAGTTAAGAGTCCAAATACTTAAGtaatttaagaaatttattgTAAGAGATTATCAATTAATGTTCACGCTGTCCAAATCAAAggtgcataaaaataaaataaaaaaaattgagcaatAAGTAGAAGAGGGAagttaatattatattaattaccGAACAAATTACCTGATCTGGGCTGAAGCGCACGTTGACTCATAGCTCATTCGATCAATTCACCGTCAATCATTATGTTGGGGATGTGCGCAATTTTTGGCCATTCTTCCccttcctctctctcacacCGTTGTTTGAGAAGAGGGCAGCTGTCAATAATTAGAGAAGAAAGAGTGGTGGGAAAGCGGTCTTCTGGTAAGTACTGGAGCTTAGGGCAGTAACCAATATTCAAGCTTTCAAGAGAGGTGGGAAAGCCCTCTTCTGGTAAGTAGTGGAGGTTATTGCAGTCAGAAATACACAAGTTTTTAAGAGAGGTGAGATGTTGAAAACCCTTGAGTGATTTCAGCTTTGGAAAAGATGAAATATCAATATCTGTGAGAGTGGGAGGCAGCAACGCTTCCTCCAGAAAGGACTCCACTTCTTTGCAATTATGGCCGTAGATCCTGATCTCTCTGAGGGAGTGTAGATCTTGCAATCCCCGGGAAAATAGTTTGTTGCAGTAAGAGACAGAAAGTGTTACTAAATTTAAGGGCAAACCTCCCTCCGGAAATGATTCCACTTTTGGACAGTGACGAACTCCCAAATACTCAAGGGATGGGAATAGGGTGCGCATATTTTCAGGCAATGACTTTAACTTGTTGCAAAACCAGATCGAAATCGATGTCAAATTAGGGGCGCAGATACCTCCACTAAAAAATGATACAAAATTAGGGGACGAGGAAATGAGCAAATGAGTGAGAGAACTAAGATCACGGTAAGATTCCTCTGATACGAAAAGAGATTCAAGATTTTTACTTTCCCACACTGTGAGAGATTTGAGTTTTGGGTACGACTCTAAGGGAAAAGACCAGAGTGAGTTAGAGTCATCTGTTATAGTCAAACTTTCAAGAGAAGGATAGTAATGGCCCGTTGTGATCTGAAATGTTCCTTCGATTTTAAGTGATTTTAATGTAGTGGGTACTCCACTTCCTGGGACAGCGAGACACGTCATAAGCTCCGCAAACGACTGCAAGAAGAGGCGACCTCCTCTAATACCGAGGTAATCCAACTTGGGTGGTAATTCCTTCAACACAACCTTATCACTATCACTTAATATCAAACTATTGAGAGTTGGAGCTCTAGGAACTGAAGCAACAAGTTGCTgacatttttcaatttgaagttTGAGTAAAGAGGGAAGCTGACTGGGTAGACCACCGCTTAGCTTGGGACATTCAAATATGCAAAGCTCTTTGAGAGTAGAGAAAACTTCAACCCCATCTTCATGTTCACCTCCAAATAAAAACCATTCCTGCCACTCTGGCATGTCTTTAAAGCTTAATACTTCAAGGGATTTAAAAGGCTTAATTGTAGAAGAACCATCCCCATAGAACTCATTATCCACACGCAATACAAAATGAAAACCTTGAATATAGAGTTTCTTGAGGACGGGTAGGTGCCCAAGTGAAGGCAAGGATGAGCAGTACTTACAATTGGCAAGGCGAATAGACACCATATTGGAGAAAGAACAATCTTCTAACCAATTCGGAAATTTTGTACCCCCGTAATCTTCAATGGTGAGAGACTCCAGTTTCAAATGAGGACACAATTGCTCAAGAACATCTCTTTCCTTTTCTGAATTTCCAATGTCAAAGCCACATTGAAACACCAACTCAGATAAATGCTGCTTATACTTCAAATTAACCTCCCTAGCATCTCTAGCATGATGAACGTTTTGCAAGTTTAAAATGGACAATGCTCCAGAAAGATGATGGAGCTCCCTTAACTCCTTAATACTAGACCCAGAATGTTTGCCTACAACAAAAGTAGTTAATTTCACAAGATTTCCCAATTTACCCATATGCAGCGGCATCTCTTTCAATTTTGTACCAACTAAATCCAAGTGGCGCAAGTTGACTAATCTCCACATCTCAGTAGGCAACATGATAAGGGAGTTACAGCTCAACAATAACAAGGTTTGCAAATTATACAAAGTACATAGAGAATTGGGTAACCATTTAATTGAAGTGTAACTGAGATTTAAATAGCGTAGATGTTTCAAATTGCCAATAGAATTAAGCAACTCCCTCATGTTTCTATAGCTAGAAAATGAAAGAACTCGTAAGCACTTAAATGTCAACAACAAATCGTTAAGCATCATCATTGATATCTTATTCATTTGCCATTGATATGATGACAAATCTAATCCAAGAAAGGTTCGCAAATCCTTGGCCTTGTAAGACACCTTAAATTTCTTGGAGGCATCATATTTAGTTCTAACATATGACAAATGGCGAGTCTTTCTTGTGATTACACAAGACTCATTGTCCTCCAGCTTGAAACAAAACTCTCCGCTTATAAATATTGCCAAGTCATTGACTAAGTCATGCATTATGTAACATGATTGGTTGCTACCTGATCGTTGAAAAAATGATCTAGATACCAAATCATCAAAGTATTGTTCACCTATTTCTTCCATCATTCCATTTCCTTCATATTGCTGTAATAAATCTTCTGCCATCCACAATAGGACCAATTCTTCCTTTTTAAATTCATAATCCTTTGGAAGGATTGAGCAATAAGCAAAGCAACGTTTCAAATGTGGTGGGAGATAGTGGTAGCTCAATCTTAGAGCTGGAAGGATATTAATGTTTCCTTTTGGTAAATTCCATATATCACTCTTCAAAATCTTTGTCCACTCTCTTGGATTTTCTTCAAACCGTAGCAAACCCCCAAGTGCTTTTGCAGCTAAAGGCAAACCTCTACACTTTTGGACAATTTTTCTACCAATTTCCTCAAGGACAGGAAATTCACCGGAGCTTCCATTTTTAAATGCATGTTTTTCAAATATCGACCAACATTCTTCGATTGACAATTCATTTAGAATATAAGATAATGTGCCTACTTTTGATGCAACTATTGTACTGCGTGTCGTAACAAAAATCTTAATCTCCTGTGCCCCACATTTGAAAACTTTAAGTAACTCAACCCAATCATCATAGTTCTCATTCCAAACATCGTCTAAAACTAGGAAAACTTTCTTCTCCTTGAATTTCTCTCTGATTTTATTTTGCAGCAAATTCATGGTTTGAATGTCACAAGCAGATGAAGTGACCTCTTCAAAAATAGTTTTTGCTATCCTAAAATAATCATAGTTTTCTGATACACAAATCCAAGCTTTTATGTCAAAACTCTCCTCGACTCTTTTGTCATTGTATATAAGTCGAGCAAGAGTTGTTTTACCAACCCCACCCATACCTACTATGGGAACAACACATATACCATTAACACTCGCATCATGTGATTGGAACATATCAAATATCGCCTCCATATCCTTGTCTCTACCAAACACACCATATTCTTCAGGGCAAGAAGTTGTCAATGGTCGTGATGGTActtcagcagcagcagcaacctTTTCTAAACGGAGAACAtccttttgttttgtaataGATTCTAATTGTTCTAGAATGTTTTCTAGTTCGGACTGTATCCTTTTGTCAAATGAATTAACAAAAGTAGTAGAGAGAAAACCCATTACCTTACTAGTACTAGTGGATTCAGCTTCTAACTTGCATCGCATAGCTTCGTAGGCAATCTCATCGAGGAGGTCATCCGCAACATAAACAGCATCTTTGAGCTCATCCAGCCACTTTTTCACAGCAGGGTCTGTAATTTGCTTCTCCTCCGCATCATTGAGCACAGCACCAGCAGACATCAGCTCTAGCTTCAGCTTTTGCACCAAACGATCAATCAGTTTCCTTCCGTTGAGATAGTCTAGGACCTCGCGAGAAGCCGCTCGGTCAAACGCCACCTGAAGAAATGCTGAGAGAACAGCTCCACCCACCAAGGCCCCAGCCATAGTCTCTGTTCTTGGTTGAACAAGCTtgaaaaaaagagtaaagagaAGTAAGTGCAATAAGGCAGAAAACAGTTTGTGGTGTAGAAGACTAACTTCTTAGCAGATTTAGATAGATAGAGGTTCAATCTATTCGGCAGCTGGACTTCACTCAACACGCGTGAATGATCAATAAAGTAGTGATTGGCACAGAGTGAATAATATAATCAAAAAGAAATCCTATTCGTTGGAAGCAAGTGCTTGGCTATttctttgaaaattattttcagcATCTTTCTACATTCTTACTTTATTGATAACAAATTTTCCCCCCAAATTAATTAAGGAGGGTCTCAAGGAAAAAGGGCCATTTACCACACTATATagatgaactttttttttttttttttttttacaaaatataaatttcactTTAGTCTAATTTAATTGTATAGGTGTGCAAAGCTCCCTCCTTACTAAATTGCACATTATGGTAGATCTCTCATTGATCATAtgattattctttttcttatttttattttacttttaattgttttttacaatattaaatatataaatatattagttttaCAAACTtattttatgtggttttaattttacatattaatcttctttaattttgatattacaattaaataataaatcgatgaaaaaaatattgtcgATATATATTAATCTTGAGCAATTTTAACTTTACGTATAATTTTGCTTTTACAtgttcatctactttaatttagacatttataactaaaaaatgaaatcaaggaagaataagaaaaataaaacaaaaacaaaaacaaacaaaaaatctataaaaagaTATTCACAAGTCTTGCTTAGTTTTTCATAGGAGAAAAGATACAACTTAACAACCGCCCTATAGGGAGAGTCTCAATCAAATGTGTTATGGTTCTCCTACTAGAGGTTTGTGCATCCATTGTCCCATTATTAACTAATCCAATGTATTCCTTGCAAAAtttcttatcattttatttacatCACTAAAACACTACAGATGAATTTTTGATTCATTGGTGTTCGTGAACTGCACGTTGTGGTAAACCCCCACACGACCAAAGCACCTTCCAGGAATGTCAATAATTCACAACGATGCCTCATTAGTGAGGGCTATTGTAGTTCCCACCTACTGTTAAAGGTGAAAGAAACACCATATGATTATTAGGAAGAGGAATTCTTATAAAATAGTAAGTTTCAGGTTATAACTCATTATCAGATGGTCTCTATATAATCTCATCAAAGTTTTGCGATAAAAAGGACGAATACAAAGATTGTAATCAAATGTATTATATTTACGTTattaatttattactcaaaccATTATTTCTTTGTGATAGCAATCAGcatctttttttaaaaccttcaagttattatctatttgtttcaatgaaaaatttgtttcaataaaaaattttatgtgaaaattgttttttgaattttcttacattagtagtataaaaagaaactggtcaaaaaaaaagtgaaaaactctttcttaatttattttatttagcttAGTATAAGATAgactatttttcatttttttttttgaaaatcaattcttgtaaactaaataagaaaaataattttatttcatgcAAAACTAAATAAGAGAACTTACGAATTAGTTTTCAAACTCATTTTAAGGTCACTCCTAAACCGAAGaaaataggaatttttttttataaaaaatctttctagaaaattattcatttttaagaaaatgttgatatccaaacaaacaggtaaaaGCTTAgattattatatgaaaaaaataaaaaatattaagaaaaagtgggataagaaaatagaaagactTCACTTTTGGCTAGGCTAGGTGTAAGGCATTTTGCCTTTGAGCCTTTACTTTTGGCAAAGTGAAATTTATCCTGAATCATCTTTGTCGGTGAGTGGAAGTAGCTTTCAACCAATTGCATAGacttgaaacaaaatttgattctttATTGAAAAGACCTTCAAAGAATACTTTGTCCCAAAGAAATCTAACATTCAAGGGTTTGAGTagtaaaaatctcaaaaatatgAACCCCCTTGTCTATCTTAGAGAGAAAAAGTCTTTAAAACGAGCGGAATGGTGACGCATATTGGGTACTCTACTATTCAACGAGTGGTCCACTATATAGTAGAAGCATCTTTTAGCAAACCTATTGTCTTAAACATTGGATTCCCTAACCATAGTGGCGttcttttaattcaatttttaattttggcaaAGTGGAGTTGATTATGAGTAAGGAAGTTAATCTCGTACTAGAAACTGTACCGATTTGACCAATGGAACAATATATTTTGGTACCAGTCAATACCAATGTACCGTTTTGGAtttaccattattttttatacttataaatatatattataataaaaataaaagtttaccataaaatattacctcaattcagaacatattattcatggttttaaactTTAGACTTtagcatactaagaaaacaaataatactaataagttaatgcaaataagttaccattctacctttgaaaaaattcaaaaattacaaaattgggaaaaaaaaattatttctctacCGGTCGATACACCCGGTACTGACCGAAACACTCGAAATTGGCTAGTATAGCTAGTACATGGCCGATATTTAAACCGGTATGAAACGTTGACGTTTTGGTACTAGTGCACATATTGATACGGTACATACTGCCGGTACCGATCAATACGATACAGTATCAACCACCTTGATTATGAGTCATCTTTGTCGGCTAGTGATAGTAGATCAATGAGTTTTTGGAAAAGTGGAGAAGTTAATTTTCATCCAAAGGAAAAACAGTTTTTGTTAACTTGTTAgtgcaaaagaattttaaaaaagagtCCAAATTTGGTAAGGATAAGTATGGGTTGTAATTTGTGTTCACAGGTCGGGTTAATGTCGTGTTAAGCCATGAGTATTCAACTATATGGGTTAACCCAAACCCGACCTATATAGTAAATATGTCAAGAATCTTCAACCTTAACACGACatgtttaattagtttaattagCAAGTCATGTAAATGTCAATACAAATTACTCatttaataaattgtttgattaataagttcttggaaatttttattaatatcatgCTCAGCATCTTTCTACATGCATACGTTACTGAAAACAACTTTTTATGCTTGTTTATTGAGGAGGGGACTCAAGGAAATAATGCAGCAGAAATGGTATAAATTAATTGCAAGTGCATGTCTTTTCGTTTGATTTCTCTAGGTGCACGATCCACTTCATGACCCACATCAATCTATTCCTATATATGTTCACATTGAGTGAGCCCACCGGCAGAGGGAGGTGGTTTTTCCAGTCCAGGGGATTGATCATGGCACAAATAATATATTGCCTCCTGGATTATTATGCACACATTTTATGCAAAAATGCATGCTTGTCATGGCACTTtgagattcatttttttttttttttttaatttctatgttTTATGCATTTCAACTTTTTTTACGAACACTTAATTATTAAACAATTTAAGATTTCAAGAGATCTTGAATCGGATTGTAAAGTCACCATACTTAGAAGCCGACGCTTATATAGGCAGAAACAATTGATTTGCCTTCCTTTTTTCTAAGCGATCAAATCAAATAGAGCCATGCATGCAGGAAaattaactctctctctctctctctctctctctctctctctctctattttcatTGCTTTATTTTAATACAATGTATGCACTGATGGGCACTTGGTGGTTGGTACATTGATACATGAGCACAAGCTCCCAAGCTTGTAAAGTTGTGATCACAATTTCAATAGTATAGTTTGGTTTTCTTTATTAGAGGAACCACGACAATGCAAGTCTTAATGGCCAAGCCTATGCATTTGGGCCTTTGGGAGCATTTAACACCCTAGTAAAGGCCTAAGAGCCCAGCCAAGATTGACCCATTACATCaactttaggtttttttttttttttttttttttttttttttttttttttttttttttttgttgttgttgttgttgttgttgttttaggttttttttttttttttttttttttttttttttgttgtcgtCGTCGTTAAATTTCCTGAGTATCTacctaaaattaaaaagcatgCAGTATTATGCCAAAGTCATTTGCCAATATCACATACAAGCAGTGTCTAATACACATTGTCACGAtttcagttcattttttgtgtgtgcaagAATGTGTGTATTAGTGCATGTGTAATAGGGTTTTTAGACCCTCAAAAGTACATATTAACCAATTTTAAGGTCAAGTAGTTACTAGTGAAATTATGCAATGTCCTTGGTTATGCAAACAACACTAATTGTGTAATCAAAATAAAGTGTTGTGGAAACTATAGAATACACAatatgataactcaggaaaCCAATGGAAAAATTTGTCCCAAAAGTAAAAGTTATTAGGGAAAACCTTCCCAAAAAataattcactatagtaaagtgAAGTTTAAGAtctactacatttttttttttcctaatctcTACAAACCCAATAGATGAACTTACTTCAGAAAACTTTTAGAGCTTCAAAACCTTTGAACGCTCCACAAATGATGCATTCATGCTCAGGACTTGAACCTCCAATCAACTCCAGAAACCTCTAAAACCTTTCTTTCATAGTAGCACATCTATGGTAGTAGAGTGACTTTAATAATATGTTGAGCATtcgaatgatttttttttagatggaaTAGAATTTGTaacaataatgatttttttactataaatttataaatgtgtatttcaaaaaaaaaaaaaaaaactctactgTTAAAATAACTAGCACACAtcttgtacatttttttttttctttttgaaagaaTCTTCTAAGcattaataaaactaaaaagataACAAATGACGCGCTCATGTTCATGACTGGAACCTCCAACCGACTCCAAAAAACCCTTTAAAACTTTCATTCATAGCAACAAGTCTGGGATAATAGCATGACTTCAGCCTTGCACTACAAAAAAACCAGTCTATTCTAGCGTTTTTTTGGAAACACCGCTATATGTTGCCTATTACTTTTGAAACTTCAGAATGATGGTGAAAACAAAACTTTTAGCAAGGAAAAGCACctttaacatacaaaaaaaaaagaaaaaagaaaaaaaagaggagtaGATATTGCTGCTATTAAAACCCCATCAAGTTACCgatcacttattattattattattattttaaagatatgatagaatttcaaatctatgactacttttttttttagacctagTATTGGAACCAGCAAAGAAGAGGAAGTACCGcaacccaacaaaaaagaagaagcagtgGAGAGCTAAGAGGAagaagcttttattttttgagatatataaaaaatgtaaatttaaagaaagTAGAATGTACAataagggcacgtttggtaaaCTATAACAGTAATTACATAGGAATATGAATAGATATTACAAAGAATACAAAATGCTGTAATGTAAtgcttattattattcatttgtttgataATAACACAATAATAGAACTATGAAAGCAATGGAATGAAAgcattttaaatcaaacttaagatatattttaagaaatatcttactcatataattatatttccatttttttttaatttgaaagagagtttttttttttttcatgatttttcattttcataattgttatgtgcatatggaaagtttgtttatttagaaatatattaattgtagAAATTAATACGCCTattaaggaatagctattacatcatttttagagatgaataattattcttcatttaaaaaaatagttattcataataaatgactatattttgtaataaaaatataacgaAACTACTGAAAAGTTAAATTATacgaataactattacattaaaGTCTACCAAATATACTTTAGATAATCTGATGCGAATATTTTTGCAAAGTgattcccttaaaaaaaaaaaaaaaaaagttcttgtattaaaaaaaaaaaagaagagaaaattataaaaccacTGTCTAGGTCTATTTAAAAAACCAAACATGCCAGTCCCACATTGCCTAATAATGAAACTAGTTTACTCGTTATATTGTAGGATTAGAGGCAATGAGATTGCCGAGCTTGGTTGCGCAGGCTTGTGACCCAGTGCTAAATAGTAAAGATGGGGGGGCATTAAGGTGGTATGGAAGATGGTTAGCGCTGACACCAATGTGGCTACTACAGATGTGTTCGTGTGTCCTCGAGTACCTGCCATGGCCAGGAAAAGTGTAGGGGGTCTCCGTGGTCTCCGTTGTCTTATCAGAGCAGCGCAGCACATTCACATCAGCTTACATTCCCCATTGACTTctaccttttgttttttttattgtttttacttATTTGAACACTCTCTGAGAATTAATATGATTTGGGCTTTTGatgatttaaatatttttatgtaaaattgaAGATACATATAGTAGATTATACCCAATTACAGGTCTGAACTTTTTATTGGATACGATGATCAAAAAGACTTATGATTAATTAGATTTTTGGTTTGTTATTAATGGGGATGTTTCCTTATATTGGGGTTttaccaatttattttttttaaatgggaagCACCTATTGAAATTGAATGTTCTAATTGACTTGTGGCATGTTCAATTATATGTCTTCAGTAGATTGGAAGAGGCAAGCAGATGGGTTTAATAATGCATCTGTGTAATTTAACGCGATTTACGCTAGATGCTTTGAGGGAACGGAACGGTCGATTCTTGAGATTAAATCTCTCCTCCTCCactctttgtttgtttggtgttctgtttttacttctttttcttgttctaatatttttgttatgcttgatcattgtaatttacAATCTTCATGTACTCTAATCCATGTACACTCCCGGTGTACCTGGGTCTTTTTGATTAttgatattttgttatttatccaaaaaaaaaaaaagcatctgtTTGATACGGAAGTTTTGAATCGTCAATGATGGACTAGTGGCTGTTAGGTAACTAGTAGTACTTTTTAAACCACCACtggtctctcttttttcctttttttttttaactcttttttataCCAGTCATGAACTCTAGAAATGGAAGCGTGAGACTTGTGTTTGACTAATTCATTTTGTATTGTAAAAAGGAACCTGCTCCAGTTCCTAATTCACTTGTGCAACAATATCTTATTAATCCAAGTGATATATTCCCATTATCTGCTTAATTTGTTGTTCTCCCTTCTTTATCTGCTTGGAGGaggggtttttaaaaaaaataaagaaaaaccatTCAGGCCTTTTGAAACCAGCTGATAAATTATCATTGGACAAGGAAAGatcataatgatttttttttttttttttttttgggggggggggtggggggggggagggggatttGTTTCTTACAATTAAAATGTTACAGCATTGCTTAATGATGCTGAGGAGAAGAAATTCCATAGCCCTGCAGTGGAGAAGTGTTTGCACATTGCTAAAGATGCTCTTTATGATGCTGATGACATATTGGATGAGCTTGCTACCGAAACCTTGAGATGTAAGCTGGAAACTGAATCTAAGGCTGGCCCAAATCAGGTACCCTATTTCCACTCCTTGCAGCACTCCATCTTGTACAGGGATagcatgaaaattgaaaaaagttaATGAGAAGTTTGAATAAagatgttcttgaatcttggtTTAAAAGGCAATGTTGGCAGATGGTCATTTAGATTATTCCTTGACAATAATCTACGAACAATATAGAATATGTCAGTTCTGTATGTCTCCTGAAATACTTTTCAGTTTTGTGAAATAGCTTGCACCTTGTTAACACTAGTTGCACTTTTTTTCCTGATGCATTATCTATTAAGAGGAAACAGTAACAAGGATAGTACAATGCAAGTATCATAATGAACGAGGATAAGAAAACATATTAGTCTAGATCCTTATGAGGCTGATAAAAGAATTAACATCCTCTGTAGCCAAGCCTCTACACTCCTGTAGCAGCTGTTAGGAACCATACAACCAAAATGTGATTTGGATGTAGCAAATGTCATCTAAAATAGGTTGCAACTGAAATTGGCAGGCAGGGCCTTGAGCAAGTTGCACAATAGCATTACTTGAGATATATAGACCAAGTTTTCCAAATCTTCTGAAGTTTGGGTTCTTTATGCAATTATAATTTCGTTAGATATCTCTATATTATGCAAGTTCCTTATTGATGTTCTGGGTCCATTAAGAAACTAATATAGTAGAATTACATGCTTTACATTTGCAGAAATTTGCATAGAGCTGATTTGCTATTAGTGTACAAAACTACTCTGCTGGCCTATAAGCACTGTTTCATTAGTTTTAAAACTGCTTGTTTGACATGTTCAGAAAGCAAGATTCGGACAGCAGTAATTGCCTTCCTCAAAATTCTCAAAACTTCAACACTACTTTGAAAACAATTGCACAGGCTTTACTCTCAAggatgaaaattgttttttcataattacCTATACTATATTTAACGTTATAATTGCATAAAATGTTGGCTGTGGATTTTCAGAATACTAATCAAGATTTTTCACATGTATTATACTCTGATTcctggaaaaaaaattacatggaccATCAACCTATCACACCCTCCTTACAGATTTTCAGAATACTAGTCaggataattttttattttttatttattatgtaaaatGCATATAGGAAATTGATATACCCAATTACAGGTTTGAAACTTTTATTAGATATGATGATCAAAAGACTTACgattaattagatttttttggtttgttattAAAAGGGTATTTCCCCTTATGTTGGGATTCTTaccaatttacttttttttttctttctttcttttagatGAGAAGCACCTATATGAGATTGAATGTTCTAATTGACTTGTGGCATGTTCAATTGTAAATCTTTGGTAGAGATTGGAAGAGGCGAGGAAGTGTTTTTGACAGTGAACTTGGGTAAAGTATACaccatttatttgttgaatgtGCTTAAACATCTTGTACCAGGAAAGTTTTGCTGAAAAGAAGCTATAATCGACCAAGATTTAAGGTTTTAAGATGGGGAGATAGCTTGGCAAATTATAGTACCTGATTATAAATTGAAGTGAATCTGCTTAAGAACCTCTTAATAGATCATACATAAGAAAGGGAGGCAGGCGGCCTATCATTTAGCTTGAATCAAGCTTGGCCTTTATATCCCAATAATCTATTTTCTATAACTCATGTTTGAATCGAGCTTGTCCTTCTCATGTAACTGAACAGTCTCAATGTCTCTTCCTGGGTTGCTGAGTAAAGGTTATTCtgcataaacaaacaaataaatattttattgttaactaataaaatttaaagagaagaaaataaagagttgcatgcaattattattatgtgtACAGAAACCAAACATCAAACAATTAGaagggaaaacaaaagaaagaaaaaaaaatttaatcaggGATATTCTAGTAGTGCCGAATGATTTGAAAAGCAATGTAGTAATAAACTAGTTAAGATTTTCGGCTGAAGGAACATGAAAAGCAAGGACaatttaaaattctttataGTTAAAAAGGGAGTTGGGCAGCCTCTACTGGTGAGGACTACAATACAGTTAAGAGCAGTCATTTGCTGAGCCTTTTGAGCTCTCCAGAGTGAGAAAGACAAGAAAGAACGGGAAGTCAGGTGAGGACTTTACTTCTTCCTGTTCAACACCAATTCCCAAAGCTTAAATAGAGATCGGTTGTTGCATCTGATAATGTAAA
This genomic stretch from Quercus robur chromosome 4, dhQueRobu3.1, whole genome shotgun sequence harbors:
- the LOC126723628 gene encoding putative disease resistance protein At3g14460 isoform X1, coding for MAGALVGGAVLSAFLQVAFDRAASREVLDYLNGRKLIDRLVQKLKLELMSAGAVLNDAEEKQITDPAVKKWLDELKDAVYVADDLLDEIAYEAMRCKLEAESTSTSKVMGFLSTTFVNSFDKRIQSELENILEQLESITKQKDVLRLEKVAAAAEVPSRPLTTSCPEEYGVFGRDKDMEAIFDMFQSHDASVNGICVVPIVGMGGVGKTTLARLIYNDKRVEESFDIKAWICVSENYDYFRIAKTIFEEVTSSACDIQTMNLLQNKIREKFKEKKVFLVLDDVWNENYDDWVELLKVFKCGAQEIKIFVTTRSTIVASKVGTLSYILNELSIEECWSIFEKHAFKNGSSGEFPVLEEIGRKIVQKCRGLPLAAKALGGLLRFEENPREWTKILKSDIWNLPKGNINILPALRLSYHYLPPHLKRCFAYCSILPKDYEFKKEELVLLWMAEDLLQQYEGNGMMEEIGEQYFDDLVSRSFFQRSGSNQSCYIMHDLVNDLAIFISGEFCFKLEDNESCVITRKTRHLSYVRTKYDASKKFKVSYKAKDLRTFLGLDLSSYQWQMNKISMMMLNDLLLTFKCLRVLSFSSYRNMRELLNSIGNLKHLRYLNLSYTSIKWLPNSLCTLYNLQTLLLLSCNSLIMLPTEMWRLVNLRHLDLVGTKLKEMPLHMGKLGNLVKLTTFVVGKHSGSSIKELRELHHLSGALSILNLQNVHHARDAREVNLKYKQHLSELVFQCGFDIGNSEKERDVLEQLCPHLKLESLTIEDYGGTKFPNWLEDCSFSNMVSIRLANCKYCSSLPSLGHLPVLKKLYIQGFHFVLRVDNEFYGDGSSTIKPFKSLEVLSFKDMPEWQEWFLFGGEHEDGVEVFSTLKELCIFECPKLSGGLPSQLPSLLKLQIEKCQQLVASVPRAPTLNSLILSDSDKVVLKELPPKLDYLGIRGGRLFLQSFAELMTCLAVPGSGVPTTLKSLKIEGTFQITTGHYYPSLESLTITDDSNSLWSFPLESYPKLKSLTVWESKNLESLFVSEESYRDLSSLTHLLISSSPNFVSFFSGGICAPNLTSISIWFCNKLKSLPENMRTLFPSLEYLGVRHCPKVESFPEGGLPLNLVTLSVSYCNKLFSRGLQDLHSLREIRIYGHNCKEVESFLEEALLPPTLTDIDISSFPKLKSLKGFQHLTSLKNLCISDCNNLHYLPEEGFPTSLESLNIGYCPKLQYLPEDRFPTTLSSLIIDSCPLLKQRCEREEGEEWPKIAHIPNIMIDGELIE